The Paucidesulfovibrio gracilis DSM 16080 genome window below encodes:
- a CDS encoding LytR/AlgR family response regulator transcription factor — protein MNENMTIRTLLVDDEPPARDELAYLLASFPDLELSEAPNASGALRAIREDAPDLVFLDIQMPGRDGFYVLRESLRMPRPPLFVFVTAYNAYAVRAFEENAVDYLLKPVTLDRLHKSVERVRGLLRGRADAAPPQQPGVAGLARTTIPGGLVRLTVETGGRIQLVDASEVTHCERHDKRILVHTGRDSYPCHGPTTLDELEDRLHGLSFFRANRGTVVNLERVREFSPWTAGKYCLVLDDDAGTEVTLSRGRVRDFKQRLGIL, from the coding sequence ATGAACGAGAACATGACCATCCGCACCTTGCTTGTGGATGATGAACCTCCAGCCCGGGACGAACTGGCATATCTGCTTGCCAGCTTTCCGGATTTGGAACTTTCCGAGGCGCCCAATGCCTCTGGTGCGTTGCGGGCCATCCGTGAGGACGCGCCGGATTTGGTTTTCCTGGATATTCAAATGCCCGGACGGGACGGGTTCTACGTGCTCCGGGAATCGTTGCGTATGCCTCGACCGCCGCTATTCGTGTTCGTCACTGCCTACAATGCGTACGCGGTACGGGCGTTTGAGGAAAACGCGGTGGACTATCTGCTCAAGCCCGTGACCCTGGACCGGCTGCACAAAAGCGTGGAGCGGGTGCGTGGCCTGTTGCGCGGGCGGGCGGATGCGGCTCCTCCACAGCAGCCCGGTGTGGCGGGGCTGGCCCGGACCACGATTCCGGGCGGACTGGTGCGGCTCACCGTGGAGACCGGCGGGCGGATCCAGCTGGTGGACGCGTCCGAGGTGACCCATTGCGAACGGCATGACAAGCGTATTCTGGTGCATACCGGCCGGGACAGCTATCCCTGCCACGGTCCCACCACCTTGGATGAGCTGGAGGATCGGCTGCACGGCCTGTCCTTTTTCCGTGCCAATCGAGGCACCGTGGTCAACCTTGAGCGGGTGCGCGAATTTTCCCCCTGGACCGCGGGCAAATATTGTCTGGTGCTGGACGACGATGCCGGGACCGAGGTGACCCTCAGTCGGGGACGTGTCCGGGACTTCAAGCAACGTCTGGGCATTCTCTGA
- a CDS encoding metal ABC transporter solute-binding protein, Zn/Mn family yields the protein MSRSIFRFLTLTLGVLLLSAWTPSQAMAGERPCALAGTSTVADILTDLGGDRLQVRLLIPGGSCPGHYDLRPGDLRFLGQADLLVLEYFQKDMPNMRNLVRAAANPELELLNLPEETCALLPKAQERLTLFLADRLASRWPGEATAIRGAADRRIERIRAVGDREQRRLAALGLHPGKAAADAPAVLCSALQEPLADWAGLRVVGTYGRPEDLTPECFERLLNLGREHRVRAVLDNIQSGPGAGRGLAESLGAGRADLSSFPGGVPGEDQWEAVFTGNIDRMIRALQHNGE from the coding sequence ATGAGTCGTAGTATCTTCCGTTTTCTCACGTTGACGCTCGGCGTCCTGCTCCTTTCAGCCTGGACACCCTCCCAGGCCATGGCCGGGGAACGGCCCTGCGCCCTGGCCGGAACCAGTACCGTGGCCGACATCCTTACGGACCTGGGCGGCGACCGGCTCCAGGTGCGCCTGCTCATTCCGGGCGGTTCCTGTCCGGGGCATTACGACCTGCGGCCCGGGGATCTGCGGTTTTTGGGTCAGGCCGACCTGTTGGTTCTGGAATATTTTCAAAAAGATATGCCCAACATGCGTAATTTGGTTCGGGCTGCGGCAAATCCCGAGCTGGAGTTGCTGAACCTGCCGGAAGAGACCTGCGCCCTGTTGCCCAAGGCTCAGGAACGGCTCACCCTGTTTTTGGCGGATCGGCTCGCTTCGCGTTGGCCAGGGGAGGCAACCGCGATTCGCGGCGCTGCCGACCGGCGCATTGAACGGATTCGGGCTGTGGGTGATCGGGAGCAGCGTCGCCTGGCCGCGCTGGGCCTGCATCCAGGAAAAGCCGCTGCCGATGCTCCGGCCGTGCTCTGTTCCGCCCTGCAGGAGCCGCTGGCGGACTGGGCTGGATTGCGTGTGGTCGGAACCTATGGCCGACCCGAGGATTTGACCCCGGAATGTTTTGAACGCCTGTTGAATCTGGGCCGGGAACACCGGGTCCGGGCCGTGTTGGACAACATTCAAAGCGGTCCTGGAGCCGGGCGGGGGCTGGCCGAATCCCTGGGCGCGGGCCGGGCCGACCTGAGTTCATTTCCGGGCGGCGTTCCTGGCGAGGATCAATGGGAAGCCGTGTTCACGGGCAATATCGACCGGATGATCCGGGCATTGCAACACAACGGCGAATAG
- a CDS encoding TonB-dependent receptor — translation MKKRKYWTGEGAPRRWKGRCGRNGLAALCCLMLLLIAAPAALAEEEGDELQLPAVDVVAKSVIEGNVVDGFGSTTTVVSREQIEALNAVDLPEALRRVPGVTISRHNHVGSWGGGEGGAVFIRGMGSSRPGSEIKTYIDGVPMYMGPWNHPLMDLLPVDAAESLEVAKGPQPQKYGNSLSAVNMRVKRHRGDGSATSLRMYAGSYGTMGESIEHEGGDEDFNYYLGQGYVRSDGHRKDSWGNKLGYYANLGFGLSDNWDLSVLALGTTNRSSDPGPDTAGGVSDGTYGTNAQLLSATLSHDHGLFDGEFKFFVNTGEGNWKDQAGTDDDCLNDFTFYGVRLKETAHPWQGADLTVGLDVDAWQSTIHFTYDNRADRYVNPDDYYLTMPYVSASQLIGDREGWFAQPSLGMRYYEHNEYDSETAPFAGLVFGYADTEAHVSVSRGVVYPGHDVIAAIWVPFGGAETLEAETTDHFEAGVSQRFGDMATADVTYFHDDGRNRYVVNAGAWSNVEKYDIHGWEFTLTLTPTDNFSVFAGLTTQETTPDDLPYAPATTLSGGFTWRFLEDFTLNMDCEYVDEMYAMSQARVNNAANLQEVDSHFVTNARVGWDFESEILGGGELYLAVENLLDEEYAYKPNYPMPGINGTIGLKLNF, via the coding sequence ATGAAAAAGAGGAAGTACTGGACGGGAGAGGGAGCGCCCCGCCGATGGAAAGGGCGCTGCGGAAGAAACGGGCTGGCGGCGCTCTGCTGCCTGATGCTGCTGCTGATCGCGGCTCCTGCGGCTCTGGCCGAGGAGGAGGGCGACGAGCTGCAACTGCCCGCAGTGGACGTTGTAGCCAAGTCCGTCATTGAAGGCAACGTGGTGGACGGTTTCGGCTCCACCACCACCGTGGTCAGCCGGGAACAGATCGAGGCGCTGAACGCCGTGGATCTGCCCGAGGCGCTGCGCCGTGTGCCGGGCGTGACCATTAGCCGCCACAACCATGTCGGCTCCTGGGGCGGCGGTGAAGGCGGGGCCGTGTTCATCCGGGGCATGGGTTCCAGCCGTCCCGGTTCGGAGATCAAAACCTACATCGACGGCGTACCCATGTACATGGGACCGTGGAACCATCCGCTCATGGATTTGTTGCCCGTGGACGCGGCCGAGTCCCTGGAAGTGGCCAAGGGACCGCAACCCCAGAAGTACGGCAACTCCCTTTCCGCAGTGAACATGCGGGTCAAACGGCATCGCGGCGACGGTTCCGCCACTTCCCTGCGCATGTATGCGGGCAGCTACGGCACCATGGGTGAATCCATCGAGCACGAGGGCGGCGACGAAGATTTCAACTACTACCTGGGGCAGGGCTATGTCCGGTCCGACGGGCATCGTAAGGACTCCTGGGGCAACAAGCTCGGATACTACGCCAACCTGGGGTTCGGCCTTTCCGACAATTGGGATCTGAGCGTGCTGGCGCTGGGAACCACCAACCGCAGTTCCGACCCCGGGCCGGACACTGCCGGCGGCGTGTCCGACGGCACCTACGGCACCAACGCCCAGTTGCTTTCGGCCACGCTTTCCCATGACCACGGCCTGTTTGACGGGGAATTCAAGTTCTTCGTGAACACGGGCGAGGGCAACTGGAAGGACCAGGCCGGTACGGATGACGATTGCCTGAACGACTTTACCTTTTACGGGGTTCGTTTGAAGGAGACCGCCCACCCCTGGCAGGGCGCGGACCTTACCGTGGGACTGGACGTGGACGCGTGGCAGAGCACGATCCACTTCACCTACGACAACAGAGCGGACCGCTACGTGAACCCTGACGATTATTACCTGACCATGCCGTATGTTTCGGCAAGCCAGCTCATTGGCGACCGTGAAGGCTGGTTCGCCCAGCCCTCCCTGGGCATGCGCTATTATGAGCACAACGAATACGACAGCGAAACCGCCCCGTTTGCCGGATTGGTGTTCGGCTACGCCGACACCGAGGCGCATGTGTCTGTTTCTCGCGGCGTGGTCTACCCCGGCCACGACGTGATCGCGGCCATCTGGGTGCCCTTCGGCGGCGCGGAAACGCTTGAAGCCGAAACCACGGACCACTTTGAAGCGGGCGTTTCCCAGCGCTTCGGGGATATGGCCACGGCCGACGTGACCTACTTCCATGACGACGGTCGCAACCGGTACGTCGTGAACGCCGGTGCCTGGTCCAACGTGGAAAAATACGACATCCACGGCTGGGAATTCACGCTGACGCTCACGCCCACGGACAACTTCTCCGTGTTCGCGGGGCTGACCACGCAGGAAACCACGCCCGACGACCTGCCCTACGCTCCGGCAACCACGCTGAGCGGCGGATTCACCTGGCGTTTCCTGGAAGACTTCACCCTGAACATGGACTGCGAGTACGTGGACGAAATGTACGCCATGAGCCAGGCCCGGGTGAACAATGCGGCCAACCTGCAGGAAGTGGACTCCCACTTCGTGACCAACGCCCGCGTGGGCTGGGACTTCGAGTCCGAGATCCTGGGCGGCGGCGAATTGTATCTGGCCGTGGAAAACCTGCTGGACGAAGAATATGCCTACAAGCCCAACTATCCCATGCCGGGCATCAACGGCACCATTGGTCTGAAGCTGAACTTCTGA
- a CDS encoding LytS/YhcK type 5TM receptor domain-containing protein — MTYHILNLLLTLIERFGAMLAMGLFVLSLTPVGRLGVIRKPEPRYRLLLALIFGCFGILGTYGGDVVFESYANLRGVSVITAGLLGGPSVGFGAGLIAGGHRYLIDPGGFSSLPCGLATFLEGCFAGWVHRRLRGNSLNWRVALWVGLVGETVHQLMVLTMAKPFEQALELVKVITIPMITVNTFGAVLFVQSLHMLFEYRSRRDSSRIHQILDIANKTVGHLRSGLNRDSARATASIIWERVPVAAVDIADTTKVLAHIGAGDDHHEIGKGLRTQATRKVLRTGVPMFLRNREAIGCDVPHCPLSSAVIVPMRKGGRIVGALKLYGTEDVRLDEVHFELAKGLADLFSTQLELEDIQIKNQLLARAEIRRLQAQINPHFLFNALNTIGSFCRTKPERARSLLSELALFMRRNLASDGSFAPLESELEQVRSYLEIEKARFGERIQSEVRVQPGLEDCIIPALIIQPLVENGVKHGILGREQGGVVRLDITGENGLVRVQVEDDGVGMTGAHVRSLLEGEGEYAGDDHIGVRNCKNRLEQMFGPEHSLRIDSLPGRGTTVSFTVPRRSVN, encoded by the coding sequence GTGACCTATCACATCCTCAATCTGCTGCTGACCCTGATCGAGCGATTCGGCGCCATGCTGGCCATGGGCCTGTTCGTGCTGTCGCTTACGCCCGTGGGCAGGCTGGGGGTCATTCGCAAGCCCGAGCCGCGGTACCGATTGCTGCTGGCCCTGATCTTCGGCTGTTTCGGCATCCTTGGCACGTATGGCGGGGACGTGGTGTTCGAGTCCTACGCCAACCTGCGCGGGGTCTCGGTGATCACGGCCGGACTGCTGGGCGGACCCAGCGTGGGCTTCGGGGCCGGGCTGATTGCCGGGGGACACCGTTACCTTATCGATCCGGGCGGATTCAGCTCTCTTCCCTGCGGATTGGCCACGTTTTTGGAGGGCTGTTTTGCCGGTTGGGTACACCGCCGCTTGCGCGGCAACAGCCTGAACTGGCGCGTGGCTCTTTGGGTCGGACTGGTGGGGGAGACCGTGCACCAGCTCATGGTCCTGACCATGGCCAAACCTTTTGAACAGGCGTTGGAACTGGTCAAGGTCATCACCATTCCCATGATCACGGTGAATACCTTCGGGGCCGTGCTTTTCGTGCAATCTCTGCACATGCTTTTCGAGTACCGCAGCCGCCGGGATTCCAGCCGCATTCATCAGATTCTGGACATCGCCAACAAGACCGTGGGGCATCTGCGCTCCGGCCTGAACCGGGATTCGGCCCGGGCCACGGCATCCATTATCTGGGAACGGGTACCCGTGGCCGCCGTGGACATCGCGGACACCACCAAGGTGCTGGCCCATATCGGGGCGGGCGACGATCATCATGAAATCGGCAAGGGATTGCGAACCCAGGCCACACGCAAGGTCTTGCGTACCGGGGTTCCCATGTTCCTGCGCAACCGGGAGGCCATCGGCTGCGACGTACCCCATTGTCCACTCAGTTCCGCAGTGATCGTACCCATGCGCAAGGGCGGGCGCATTGTGGGCGCGCTCAAACTTTACGGCACCGAGGACGTGCGCCTGGACGAGGTGCATTTCGAATTGGCCAAGGGGCTGGCCGATCTGTTTTCCACCCAGCTGGAGCTGGAGGATATTCAGATCAAGAATCAGCTATTGGCCCGGGCCGAGATTCGGCGGCTTCAGGCCCAGATCAACCCCCATTTTTTGTTCAACGCCCTGAACACCATTGGCTCATTTTGCCGCACCAAGCCGGAGCGCGCCCGTTCGCTGCTGTCGGAGCTGGCATTGTTTATGCGCCGCAACCTGGCCTCGGACGGCAGCTTTGCCCCACTTGAATCCGAGCTGGAACAGGTGCGCTCCTATCTGGAGATCGAAAAGGCCCGATTCGGCGAGCGTATTCAAAGCGAAGTGCGCGTGCAGCCCGGGCTGGAGGACTGCATCATTCCTGCGCTGATCATTCAGCCCCTGGTGGAAAACGGGGTCAAGCACGGTATTCTGGGCCGGGAGCAGGGCGGTGTGGTGCGTTTGGACATCACTGGAGAGAACGGGTTGGTGCGCGTGCAGGTGGAGGACGACGGCGTGGGCATGACCGGGGCGCATGTGCGTTCCCTGCTGGAAGGCGAG
- a CDS encoding metal ABC transporter permease, which translates to MDWGFLSYGFMQKAYLAGLLGGASCAVTGVLVVTMRITAIGTCMAHAAFAGALLGILLGVDWLPLAFGFSIAAAGLIGPLSDRADFAPETVVGIVFSAMLGLAFLFLGLMTGARTSALNLFWGSILTVERMDLALMGVVCGLLLTGLVLFFKEVRAVLCHRSAALAVGIPATAVYYVMLICTGLTVTASLRSIGGLLIYSLVINPAAAAYQLSYDLKRIFVLAALFGVASCWIGLTCSYWLDVPSGAVIVLVSTVLFILATLFSPKKRSLSRRERLEIGYSGRIGAPAQEK; encoded by the coding sequence ATGGACTGGGGATTTTTGAGTTACGGATTTATGCAGAAGGCATATCTGGCCGGGCTGCTGGGCGGCGCTTCCTGCGCGGTCACCGGAGTGCTGGTGGTCACCATGCGTATTACGGCCATCGGTACATGCATGGCCCACGCCGCGTTTGCCGGCGCCTTGCTGGGCATTCTGCTCGGCGTGGACTGGCTGCCCCTGGCCTTTGGCTTCAGCATTGCCGCGGCCGGACTGATCGGTCCATTGTCCGACCGTGCGGATTTTGCCCCGGAAACCGTGGTGGGCATCGTGTTTTCCGCCATGCTCGGGCTGGCTTTTTTGTTCCTCGGGCTGATGACCGGGGCGCGCACCAGCGCCCTGAACCTTTTTTGGGGCAGCATCCTTACGGTGGAACGGATGGATCTGGCGCTCATGGGCGTGGTCTGTGGCCTGCTGCTGACAGGGCTGGTGCTGTTTTTCAAGGAGGTCCGGGCTGTGCTCTGCCATCGGAGCGCGGCGTTGGCCGTGGGCATTCCCGCCACAGCGGTCTATTACGTCATGCTGATCTGCACGGGCCTGACCGTGACCGCTTCGCTCCGCAGCATCGGCGGGCTGTTGATCTACAGTCTGGTCATCAATCCGGCGGCGGCCGCCTATCAGCTCTCCTACGATCTTAAACGCATCTTTGTGCTGGCCGCGCTGTTCGGGGTGGCCTCCTGCTGGATCGGGCTGACCTGTTCCTATTGGCTGGACGTGCCGTCCGGCGCGGTCATCGTGCTGGTCTCCACGGTGCTGTTCATTCTGGCCACGCTGTTTTCTCCGAAAAAACGTTCGTTGTCCCGCCGGGAACGACTGGAAATCGGATATTCCGGGCGGATCGGCGCGCCCGCGCAAGAGAAGTGA
- a CDS encoding metal ABC transporter ATP-binding protein, giving the protein MRHVQPGGGSVAEVGEDSPVLILEDVAAAYGRHVAMRGVSLRLRRGEFLGVIGPNGAGKTTLLTVLNGLGRIVAGRVEVLGIPVTGRTARHLRRRIGYVAQLQEFDPLLPMTVTESVLTGCYGRLGLLRRVPASERRKAEEFMQLVGLSGLEHRPLGHLSGGERQRAAIARALLQRPEILLLDEPTASLDWQAQRGILELIRTVHERFGLTSLIVTHDLNTLPDVCTRIASMKDGRLVRVDTPRAMADPEMLSELYGTRIRVIEDGGRTHLVY; this is encoded by the coding sequence ATGCGGCATGTGCAGCCAGGCGGCGGAAGCGTTGCCGAAGTAGGGGAGGATTCCCCGGTTTTGATTTTGGAGGACGTGGCTGCCGCCTACGGGCGACATGTGGCCATGCGTGGGGTGAGCCTCCGTCTGCGGCGTGGTGAATTTCTCGGTGTGATTGGTCCGAACGGCGCGGGTAAGACCACCCTTCTGACCGTGCTGAACGGACTTGGCCGCATTGTGGCCGGGCGGGTCGAGGTGCTCGGAATTCCCGTGACCGGGCGCACGGCCCGCCATTTGCGCCGCCGCATCGGGTACGTGGCCCAGTTGCAGGAATTTGACCCGCTTCTGCCCATGACCGTGACCGAGAGCGTGCTCACGGGATGCTACGGACGGCTTGGGCTGCTGCGGCGTGTACCGGCTTCGGAGCGGCGCAAGGCCGAGGAATTTATGCAGTTGGTGGGGCTTTCGGGTTTGGAGCATCGTCCCCTCGGCCATCTTTCGGGCGGGGAACGGCAACGGGCCGCCATTGCCCGCGCCCTGCTCCAGCGGCCGGAGATCCTGCTGCTCGACGAACCCACGGCCTCCCTGGACTGGCAGGCCCAGCGGGGCATTCTCGAATTGATCCGTACCGTGCACGAGCGGTTCGGTCTCACCAGCCTGATCGTCACCCATGATCTGAACACCCTGCCCGACGTGTGCACGCGCATCGCCAGCATGAAGGACGGGCGGCTCGTGCGTGTGGATACGCCCCGGGCCATGGCGGACCCGGAAATGCTCAGTGAGCTGTACGGAACACGTATCCGCGTGATCGAGGACGGCGGCCGCACGCACCTGGTGTACTGA
- a CDS encoding class I SAM-dependent methyltransferase: MYESKIKFFDAQARAPWADAPYGEDEEGKLERLLALLPPGRGHDLLEPGCGTGRLTERLAQTVGPKGSVTALDISPRMVESARTRLTGMDNAEVLVADLERCVLPKRAYDAVVCHQVFPHFNDPARALERISKLLKPRGRVIVSHFIGRDEVNDVHRKAGTAVENDLLPDAEGMHAMFETVGFSIAVLEDLPGLYLLSASRA; this comes from the coding sequence GTGTACGAAAGCAAGATCAAGTTTTTTGATGCTCAGGCCAGGGCGCCGTGGGCGGACGCTCCCTACGGGGAGGACGAGGAAGGCAAGCTGGAGCGGCTGCTTGCGTTGTTGCCGCCGGGCCGGGGGCATGACCTCCTGGAGCCGGGATGCGGCACCGGGCGGCTGACCGAACGGCTGGCCCAAACCGTTGGACCAAAGGGGTCGGTCACGGCGCTGGACATCAGCCCGCGTATGGTGGAATCGGCCCGAACCCGGCTGACGGGGATGGACAACGCGGAGGTGCTGGTCGCGGACCTGGAGCGTTGCGTGTTGCCGAAGCGGGCCTACGATGCCGTTGTCTGCCATCAGGTTTTTCCGCATTTCAATGATCCGGCCCGGGCGCTGGAGCGCATCAGCAAACTGCTCAAGCCGCGCGGACGGGTCATCGTTTCCCACTTCATCGGCCGCGACGAGGTCAACGATGTCCACCGCAAGGCCGGGACTGCCGTTGAAAACGACCTCTTGCCCGACGCCGAGGGCATGCACGCCATGTTCGAGACCGTGGGGTTCTCCATCGCCGTATTGGAGGATCTGCCGGGGCTGTACCTGCTTTCCGCGTCCCGCGCCTGA
- a CDS encoding methyltransferase, translated as MPDRELLLTPPEPGAHRLYELLHGAARGYKVFMALLAVAEAGLFDQSREPRTVGQWAELLGSRTELLAPVCELLAENGILDRDGDKYAPAPWTASLLHGEDPLCQRPVLENVAETCALWSRLPKALGQEPLDPWREGLFGGWFLPALAAESLVGEAQRSAKLVAAIPGFDQVRNMVDLGGGHALYSLALCARCPGLHAEVMDLESAREHAESWIDRLGPACADGSGVRFTPANIFADSLGQDRDAVLLFYNPGGKNPELLERIYACLRPGGLFVSKHAFYARDEGSKDALSDVEWNMTAFPGVRKGPHVYSFAGDLCQEDYFDLLGQRFEILAEYGPEDFASPDLGKFGDRLDSRLVVCRKPLEQQA; from the coding sequence ATGCCGGATCGCGAACTGTTGCTCACACCGCCCGAACCCGGGGCGCACCGACTGTATGAATTGCTGCACGGCGCTGCCCGAGGATACAAAGTCTTTATGGCGCTGCTTGCCGTGGCCGAAGCCGGACTTTTCGATCAGTCCCGGGAACCTCGCACCGTGGGGCAGTGGGCCGAGCTTCTTGGAAGCCGAACGGAACTGCTCGCTCCGGTGTGCGAACTGTTGGCGGAAAACGGCATTTTGGACCGGGACGGCGACAAGTATGCGCCCGCGCCATGGACCGCGTCCCTGCTGCACGGCGAGGATCCCCTGTGCCAGCGGCCCGTGCTGGAAAACGTGGCCGAAACTTGCGCCCTGTGGAGCCGGTTGCCCAAAGCGTTGGGTCAGGAACCGCTCGATCCCTGGCGGGAAGGGTTGTTCGGGGGGTGGTTCCTCCCGGCCCTGGCCGCGGAATCCCTGGTGGGCGAGGCCCAGCGCAGCGCAAAGCTGGTGGCCGCAATTCCCGGGTTCGACCAGGTTCGCAATATGGTGGACCTTGGCGGGGGCCATGCCCTGTACTCCCTGGCCCTGTGCGCCCGTTGTCCGGGGCTGCACGCCGAGGTCATGGACCTGGAGAGCGCCCGCGAACATGCGGAATCCTGGATTGACCGGCTGGGTCCGGCCTGTGCCGACGGTTCCGGGGTACGGTTCACCCCGGCGAATATTTTTGCCGATTCCCTGGGCCAGGACCGGGACGCGGTTCTGCTGTTCTATAATCCGGGCGGGAAAAATCCCGAACTGCTGGAACGCATTTACGCCTGTCTGCGCCCTGGGGGACTGTTCGTGAGCAAACACGCGTTCTATGCCCGGGACGAGGGATCCAAGGACGCGCTTTCGGACGTGGAATGGAACATGACCGCGTTTCCTGGCGTGCGCAAGGGACCGCATGTGTACAGTTTTGCCGGGGATCTCTGCCAGGAGGACTATTTTGATCTGCTGGGGCAGCGTTTTGAAATTCTGGCCGAGTACGGACCCGAGGACTTTGCCTCGCCCGATCTGGGCAAATTCGGGGATCGCCTCGATTCCCGGCTGGTGGTCTGCCGCAAACCTTTGGAGCAACAGGCATGA